A single window of Neisseria chenwenguii DNA harbors:
- a CDS encoding 2,3-diphosphoglycerate-dependent phosphoglycerate mutase: MELVFIRHGQSEWNAKNLFTGWRDVKLSEQGLAEAAAAGKKLKEKGYEFDIAFTSVLTRAIKTCNIVLEESDQLFVPQIKSWRLNERHYGQLQGLDKKQTAEKYGDEQVRIWRRSYDVLPPLLDPKDEFSAHNDRRYAHLPSDVVPDGENLKVTLERVLPFWEDQIAPAILSGKRVLVAAHGNSLRALAKHIEGISDADIMGLEIPTGQPLVYKLDDNLKVLEKFYL, translated from the coding sequence ATGGAATTGGTATTTATCCGTCACGGACAAAGCGAATGGAACGCGAAAAACCTGTTTACCGGCTGGCGCGACGTGAAGCTGAGCGAACAGGGCTTGGCGGAAGCCGCGGCGGCGGGCAAAAAGCTGAAAGAAAAAGGCTACGAATTCGACATTGCGTTCACTTCCGTATTAACCCGCGCGATTAAAACCTGCAACATCGTTTTGGAAGAAAGCGACCAGCTTTTCGTGCCTCAAATCAAAAGCTGGCGCCTGAACGAGCGCCATTACGGCCAGCTTCAGGGTTTGGACAAAAAACAGACCGCCGAAAAATACGGTGACGAGCAAGTCCGTATCTGGCGCCGCAGCTACGACGTCCTGCCGCCGCTGCTCGATCCGAAAGACGAATTTTCGGCACACAACGACCGCCGTTATGCGCACCTGCCCAGCGATGTCGTACCCGACGGCGAAAACCTGAAAGTCACCCTCGAGCGCGTTTTGCCTTTCTGGGAAGACCAAATCGCCCCCGCGATTTTGAGCGGCAAACGCGTTCTGGTCGCGGCACACGGCAATTCCCTGCGCGCGCTGGCGAAACACATCGAAGGCATTTCCGACGCCGACATCATGGGCTTGGAAATCCCGACCGGCCAGCCGCTGGTGTATAAATTGGACGATAATTTGAAAGTGTTGGAGAAATTCTATCTGTAA
- the lptA gene encoding lipopolysaccharide transport periplasmic protein LptA, whose product MMSKIFKTAAVALLAAAAPAYALESDRNQPIQIEADQGSLDQAKQTTTFTGNVIIKQGTLNINAASVTVSRNDKGQQFMKANGSPVKFSQVLDDNKGTVHGRGSNVEYASSTGLVVLTGNARIERGGDVAEGAVITYNMKTEIYTIAGSKKTGKKSAAKSGRVSVVIQPSSTKKQ is encoded by the coding sequence ATGATGTCAAAAATCTTTAAAACCGCCGCCGTCGCCCTCCTTGCCGCCGCCGCACCCGCCTACGCGCTCGAAAGCGACCGCAACCAGCCGATTCAGATCGAAGCCGACCAGGGTTCGCTCGACCAAGCCAAACAGACCACCACCTTTACCGGCAACGTCATCATCAAACAAGGCACGCTGAACATCAACGCCGCCTCCGTAACCGTCTCGCGCAACGACAAAGGCCAGCAGTTTATGAAAGCCAACGGCTCGCCCGTCAAATTCAGCCAAGTACTCGACGACAACAAAGGCACGGTACACGGGCGCGGCAGCAACGTCGAATACGCCTCCTCCACCGGCCTCGTCGTCCTCACCGGCAACGCCCGCATCGAACGCGGCGGCGACGTCGCCGAAGGTGCTGTGATTACCTACAACATGAAAACCGAGATCTATACCATCGCCGGCAGCAAAAAAACCGGCAAAAAATCCGCCGCCAAATCCGGCCGCGTCAGCGTCGTGATCCAGCCGAGCAGCACGAAAAAACAGTAG
- the rpoN gene encoding RNA polymerase factor sigma-54, translating to MTNPNYGLKLKQTQQLNQKLQQSLRVLQMSGLEIEREVEDWLQENPLLERPEAEEFADFESESHVSAALPRNNQIGGDDAEDAWLNIAEEQDFSAYLHAQVCEHPLSEKEAAHVHILIDFLDEQGYFTETFEDVIDNTPLEWMLDEDDLQNALDLLQTFDPPGVAAANLTESLILQLMRLPASPARQLAAHLVQSSLDELGKNRGQNIRRFQKLYPNADEETVQTALDLIASLNPYPAYGFASTEPTAYIQPDVWVKETKDGWKVSSNDAAWPKIRLNREYCEMFREDGDASPEWKEKLSEARQKIDSLELRKNTVLRLAEYIVEKQEDFFVFGEIGLAPMLLKEAAAALGVAESTVSRAANQKYLACPRGLFALRYFFTQAVSTDSDNEGISQGAVKAVIAQIIENEDPAAPYSDEALVARLKQQGVELARRTVAKYRESLDIPPAHKRKIRARD from the coding sequence ATGACCAACCCCAATTACGGCTTAAAACTCAAACAGACGCAGCAGCTCAACCAAAAGCTGCAACAATCGCTGCGCGTTCTGCAGATGTCCGGCCTCGAAATCGAACGCGAAGTCGAAGACTGGTTACAGGAAAATCCCCTGCTCGAACGCCCCGAAGCAGAAGAATTTGCCGACTTCGAAAGCGAATCCCATGTTTCCGCCGCGCTGCCGCGCAACAACCAGATCGGCGGCGACGATGCCGAAGATGCCTGGCTCAACATCGCGGAAGAACAAGACTTTTCCGCCTATCTCCACGCCCAAGTCTGCGAACATCCGCTCTCGGAAAAAGAGGCGGCCCATGTTCACATCCTCATCGACTTTCTCGACGAACAGGGCTACTTTACCGAAACATTTGAAGACGTTATCGACAACACGCCGCTGGAATGGATGCTCGATGAAGACGATCTGCAAAACGCGCTCGACCTGTTGCAGACGTTCGATCCGCCCGGGGTGGCGGCGGCCAACCTGACCGAATCGCTCATCCTCCAGCTCATGCGCCTGCCCGCTTCGCCCGCGCGCCAGCTTGCCGCGCATCTGGTGCAGAGTTCGCTGGACGAATTGGGCAAAAACCGCGGGCAGAATATCCGCCGTTTTCAAAAGCTCTATCCGAACGCCGATGAGGAAACGGTTCAGACGGCCTTAGACCTCATCGCGTCGCTCAATCCCTACCCCGCCTATGGTTTCGCCTCCACCGAGCCGACAGCCTATATCCAGCCCGATGTGTGGGTTAAGGAAACCAAAGACGGCTGGAAAGTCAGCAGCAACGATGCGGCTTGGCCGAAAATCCGCCTCAATCGGGAATATTGCGAAATGTTCCGCGAAGACGGAGACGCATCGCCGGAATGGAAGGAAAAACTCAGCGAGGCGCGGCAGAAAATCGACAGTTTGGAACTGCGTAAAAACACGGTTTTACGCCTTGCGGAGTATATCGTTGAGAAGCAGGAAGACTTTTTCGTCTTCGGCGAAATCGGCCTCGCGCCCATGCTGCTCAAGGAAGCCGCCGCCGCACTGGGCGTGGCCGAAAGCACGGTTTCGCGCGCAGCTAATCAGAAATATTTAGCTTGCCCGCGCGGATTGTTTGCGTTACGCTATTTCTTCACACAGGCAGTCAGCACCGACAGCGACAACGAAGGCATCAGCCAAGGCGCAGTCAAAGCGGTCATTGCCCAAATCATCGAAAACGAAGACCCCGCTGCCCCGTATTCCGACGAAGCCCTCGTCGCGCGGCTGAAACAGCAAGGTGTGGAACTTGCCCGCCGCACCGTCGCCAAATACCGCGAATCGCTCGATATTCCGCCCGCACACAAACGCAAAATCCGTGCGCGGGATTAA
- the lptC gene encoding LPS export ABC transporter periplasmic protein LptC: protein MKIRWRYGLAFPLILSVALGGLSAWLGRISEVDIEEVKLNPKEPQYKMNGIDGRRFDEQGRLKEHTTSARAWQLPEQKDVHFDAPKLLFYRDGSLLYQVVGKEAVYNTADKKVSFRQDVVLTKEAEADRPAGVLKTDFITVDTETRVAKTDSPVQFQYGESSGTADGLTYDHQKGFLNLPSRVKATIYDVKNL from the coding sequence ATGAAAATCAGATGGCGCTACGGCCTGGCTTTTCCGCTGATTCTCTCCGTCGCGCTGGGCGGCCTTTCCGCCTGGCTCGGGCGCATCAGCGAAGTGGACATCGAAGAGGTGAAACTCAACCCGAAAGAGCCGCAATATAAGATGAACGGCATCGACGGGCGGCGTTTCGACGAGCAAGGCCGTCTGAAAGAACACACCACTTCCGCGCGGGCATGGCAGCTTCCCGAGCAGAAAGACGTGCATTTCGACGCGCCCAAGCTGCTGTTTTACCGCGACGGCAGCCTGCTGTATCAAGTTGTCGGCAAAGAAGCCGTTTACAATACCGCGGATAAAAAAGTTTCCTTCCGCCAAGATGTCGTGCTGACCAAAGAAGCCGAGGCCGACCGCCCCGCAGGCGTGTTGAAAACCGACTTCATTACCGTCGATACCGAAACCCGCGTTGCCAAAACCGATTCGCCCGTCCAATTCCAATACGGCGAATCTTCGGGTACCGCCGACGGCCTGACCTACGACCACCAAAAAGGTTTCCTGAACCTCCCATCACGAGTGAAAGCCACGATTTATGATGTCAAAAATCTTTAA
- a CDS encoding KpsF/GutQ family sugar-phosphate isomerase, which translates to MNHSEQYLAWASDVLHTEADGLREIAAGLDENFVRAADALLHCKGRVVITGMGKSGHIGRKMAATMASTGTPAFFVHPAEAAHGDLGMIVDHDVVVAISNSGESDEIAAIIPALKRKNITLVCITARPESTMARHADIHITAAVSQEACPLGLAPTTSTTAVMALGDALAVVLLRARRFTPDDFALSHPAGSLGKRLLLRVADIMHSGDALPAVVSGTLLKDAIVFMSEKGLGMLAVTGQTGRLKGILTDGDLRRLFQQRDHFAGLTVDDIMHPDPKTIAADKLATEALKHMQENHVNGLLVTDSDGLLTGALNMHDLLMARIV; encoded by the coding sequence ATGAACCATTCCGAACAATACCTCGCTTGGGCAAGCGACGTTTTGCACACCGAAGCCGACGGCCTGCGCGAAATCGCCGCCGGACTTGACGAAAACTTCGTCCGCGCCGCCGACGCGCTGCTGCATTGCAAAGGCCGCGTCGTCATCACCGGCATGGGCAAATCCGGCCACATCGGCCGCAAAATGGCCGCAACAATGGCCTCGACCGGCACGCCCGCGTTTTTCGTCCACCCCGCCGAAGCCGCACACGGCGATTTGGGCATGATCGTCGATCACGACGTCGTCGTCGCCATTTCCAACTCGGGCGAAAGCGACGAAATCGCCGCCATCATCCCCGCACTCAAACGCAAAAACATCACCCTCGTCTGCATCACCGCCCGCCCCGAATCCACCATGGCGCGCCACGCCGACATCCACATTACCGCCGCCGTTTCCCAAGAAGCCTGCCCGCTCGGCCTCGCCCCCACCACCAGCACCACCGCCGTCATGGCCTTGGGCGATGCGCTCGCCGTCGTTTTACTGCGCGCACGCCGGTTCACCCCCGACGACTTCGCCCTCAGCCACCCCGCCGGCAGCCTCGGCAAACGCCTGCTTCTGCGCGTTGCCGACATCATGCACAGCGGCGACGCCCTGCCCGCCGTCGTCAGCGGCACGCTGCTCAAAGACGCCATCGTCTTCATGAGCGAGAAAGGACTGGGCATGCTCGCCGTTACCGGCCAAACAGGCCGTCTGAAAGGCATCCTGACCGACGGCGACCTGCGCCGCCTGTTCCAACAGCGCGACCACTTCGCCGGCCTGACCGTGGACGACATCATGCACCCCGACCCCAAAACCATCGCCGCCGACAAACTCGCCACCGAAGCGCTCAAACACATGCAGGAAAACCACGTCAACGGCCTCTTGGTTACGGATTCAGACGGCCTCCTGACCGGTGCGCTGAATATGCACGATTTGCTGATGGCGCGGATAGTGTAA
- the apbC gene encoding iron-sulfur cluster carrier protein ApbC, which produces MNIPEIQAALEAVDIPQTERTLGGETAIKSIEERSDGLHIALQFSYPVRHIGTELANRVQEAVIAYTGDASIHLGIETDIGTHKVQPGVATIKGVKNIIAVASGKGGVGKSTTTANLATAMARMGARVGVLDADLYGPSQPTMLGVADGKPDQKNQKLIPVEADSGIQVMSIGFLVDTDQAVVWRGPMLSQALQQLLFQSEWNDVDYLFIDLPPGTGDIQLTLSQKIPVTGSVVVTTPQDIALIDARKAVDMFHKVNIPIFGVLENMSVHICSNCGHAEAIFGSEGGKNLAGRLNVPLLGQLPLSLPVREAMDNGTALQLLDNHPEIEQIYTAAAFQLALSVADKGKDFSNRFPRIVVE; this is translated from the coding sequence ATGAACATCCCGGAAATCCAAGCTGCATTGGAAGCAGTTGACATCCCGCAAACCGAACGGACGCTCGGCGGCGAAACAGCCATTAAATCCATCGAAGAGCGTTCAGACGGCCTCCACATCGCCCTGCAATTCAGCTATCCCGTCCGCCACATCGGCACCGAACTCGCCAACCGCGTTCAAGAAGCCGTTATCGCCTACACGGGCGACGCCTCGATTCATTTGGGCATCGAAACCGACATCGGCACGCACAAAGTCCAGCCCGGCGTCGCCACCATCAAAGGCGTGAAAAACATTATCGCCGTCGCCTCCGGCAAAGGCGGCGTCGGCAAATCGACCACCACCGCCAACCTCGCCACCGCGATGGCACGCATGGGCGCGCGCGTAGGCGTGCTCGATGCCGACCTATACGGCCCCAGCCAGCCCACCATGCTCGGCGTGGCCGACGGCAAGCCCGACCAGAAAAACCAAAAGCTGATTCCCGTCGAAGCCGACAGCGGCATCCAAGTTATGTCCATCGGTTTTCTCGTCGATACCGACCAAGCCGTCGTCTGGCGCGGCCCGATGTTGAGCCAGGCCTTGCAGCAGCTGCTGTTCCAAAGCGAATGGAACGACGTGGACTACCTCTTCATCGACCTGCCGCCGGGCACAGGCGACATCCAGCTCACGCTGTCGCAGAAAATCCCCGTGACCGGCTCCGTCGTCGTCACCACCCCGCAGGACATCGCCCTGATTGACGCGCGCAAAGCCGTGGATATGTTCCACAAAGTCAACATCCCGATTTTCGGCGTGTTGGAAAATATGTCGGTACACATCTGTTCCAACTGCGGCCACGCCGAAGCCATCTTCGGCAGCGAAGGCGGCAAAAACCTCGCCGGCCGTCTGAACGTGCCCCTGCTCGGCCAGCTCCCGCTCTCCCTGCCCGTGCGCGAAGCCATGGACAACGGCACCGCTCTGCAACTGCTCGACAACCACCCCGAAATCGAGCAAATCTACACCGCCGCCGCGTTCCAACTGGCGCTCTCCGTAGCCGACAAGGGCAAAGACTTCAGCAACAGATTCCCGAGAATTGTCGTAGAATAA
- the hpf gene encoding ribosome hibernation-promoting factor, HPF/YfiA family, giving the protein MNLKITGLNFDVTEAIKNHVTEKLERINCHAANVISVTVTLSVEKVNQKAEADVHLAGKDLHVEAVEQDMYAAINVLMDKLDRAVLKHKEKSGDVRGSKPEVVEE; this is encoded by the coding sequence ATGAATCTGAAAATTACCGGTCTGAATTTCGACGTTACAGAAGCCATCAAAAACCATGTAACCGAGAAGCTCGAGCGCATCAACTGCCATGCCGCCAACGTGATTTCCGTAACCGTTACCCTTTCGGTGGAAAAAGTAAACCAAAAAGCCGAAGCCGATGTGCATCTGGCCGGTAAAGACCTCCACGTCGAAGCCGTCGAACAGGATATGTACGCCGCCATCAACGTATTGATGGACAAACTCGACCGCGCGGTGTTGAAACACAAAGAAAAAAGCGGCGATGTGCGCGGCAGCAAGCCGGAAGTTGTCGAAGAATAA
- the tal gene encoding transaldolase, which translates to MTILSDVKALGQQIWLDNLSRSLVQSGELAEMLKQGVCGVTSNPAIFQKAFAGDALYADEVAALKQKDLSPKARYEIMAVADVQAACDVCLAEHESSGGKTGFVSLEVSPELAKDAAGTIAEAKRLYDAIGRKNAMIKVPATDAGIEALETLVSDGLSINLTLLFSRAQTLKAYAAYARGIAKRAAAGLSVDKIQVVASFFISRVDGALDATLPEHLQGKVAIALAKAAYRDWQEFFGGAEFAALAGKGANPVQLLWASTGVKNPAYPDTLYVDSLIGQQTVNTVPDATLKAFIDHGTVKATLAENTDAAFAQLEETAKLGVDVEALAVRLQEDGLKQFEDAFAKLLAPLA; encoded by the coding sequence ATGACTATTTTATCGGACGTTAAAGCATTGGGACAACAAATCTGGCTCGACAACCTCTCGCGTTCGCTGGTGCAGAGCGGCGAATTGGCCGAAATGCTCAAGCAGGGCGTGTGCGGCGTGACTTCCAATCCCGCCATTTTCCAGAAAGCCTTCGCGGGCGACGCGCTTTACGCCGACGAAGTGGCCGCTTTGAAACAGAAGGATTTAAGCCCGAAAGCGCGTTACGAAATCATGGCCGTAGCCGACGTTCAGGCCGCCTGTGACGTCTGCCTGGCCGAACACGAATCCTCCGGCGGCAAAACCGGTTTCGTCAGCCTCGAAGTGTCTCCCGAACTCGCCAAAGACGCCGCAGGCACCATCGCCGAAGCCAAACGCCTGTACGACGCCATCGGCCGCAAAAACGCGATGATTAAAGTGCCTGCTACCGACGCAGGCATCGAAGCGCTGGAAACATTGGTTTCAGACGGCCTCTCCATCAACCTCACCCTGCTGTTTTCCCGCGCCCAAACCCTGAAAGCCTACGCCGCCTACGCCCGCGGCATCGCCAAACGCGCCGCCGCAGGTTTGAGCGTCGATAAAATCCAAGTCGTCGCCAGCTTCTTCATCTCCCGCGTGGACGGCGCGCTCGACGCCACCCTGCCCGAACACCTGCAAGGCAAAGTCGCCATCGCGCTGGCCAAAGCCGCCTACCGCGACTGGCAGGAATTTTTCGGCGGTGCCGAATTTGCCGCATTGGCCGGAAAAGGCGCGAATCCCGTGCAGCTCCTCTGGGCATCGACCGGCGTGAAAAATCCTGCCTATCCCGACACCCTCTATGTGGACAGCCTCATCGGCCAACAAACGGTCAACACCGTTCCCGACGCGACCCTGAAAGCCTTCATCGACCACGGCACCGTCAAAGCCACGCTGGCCGAAAACACCGACGCCGCGTTCGCCCAACTCGAAGAAACCGCCAAACTCGGCGTGGACGTCGAAGCCTTAGCCGTGCGTTTGCAGGAAGACGGTTTGAAACAGTTTGAAGACGCGTTTGCCAAACTGCTCGCGCCGCTGGCTTGA
- a CDS encoding transglutaminase family protein, whose amino-acid sequence MPQPSPYPFLTQPPPPKTALTVLAALLFASLPLLFSLPPVITLLFAALMLIRGALLFAGIGKLPALPNAALALMAGALVWTQLGTVFGREGGVAFLLLMVVIKAFESGSRRDWNVLLLAMLFLIGSTVLLDQSLFVGVWLLFALLFVSVCLAVSNGLDRREALRFSLVSLAMTLPLAAVLFVGVPRMDEPLWRIPQSAQAQAKTGLSDTLSPGSISNLVQSNEWVANITFSDGLTPAPGQLYWRAIVMDEFDGTRWLAAPPFARDGAQPPRGQTVSYQMIIRDQNGALPTLDYPAGALPQGVDRRLGDTVRAGRSREGLRRLDLQAVLTDTLPHALSEAEYRRYTRLPDNNPQTRALAAVLAKPANTESEYIQNVLNHFRSKGFRYTLQPSPTAGTDSIDRFMFDTKQGFCEHYAQSFTVMMRAAGLPARIVTGYLGAEYNAQAGFWQIRSKDAHAWAEVWLPSKQAWLRIDPTAAVSGARAQGISQALPQSEQALVSDGSALSQWRDAGQFYWQQWVVNYDQSRQNSLFAGMGLGGFNLKTLLLFLPAALGLALLPLLRWWLKNRERDGFQSGFMQLKRRLLDESDETLAAVTPAELRRRLTESSSPNPAIERLLQDYETLRYGPKPAAAREERAWYRRARKIARRYR is encoded by the coding sequence ATGCCCCAACCGTCCCCCTACCCTTTCCTCACCCAGCCCCCGCCGCCGAAAACCGCGCTGACGGTGCTCGCGGCGCTGCTGTTTGCCTCCCTGCCGCTGCTTTTCTCGCTGCCGCCCGTGATTACCCTGCTGTTTGCCGCGCTGATGCTGATACGCGGCGCGTTGCTGTTTGCGGGCATCGGCAAACTGCCCGCGCTGCCGAACGCGGCTTTGGCGCTGATGGCGGGCGCGTTGGTTTGGACTCAGCTCGGCACGGTGTTCGGACGCGAAGGCGGGGTGGCTTTTCTGCTGCTGATGGTGGTGATCAAGGCGTTTGAAAGCGGTTCGCGGCGCGATTGGAACGTTTTGCTATTGGCGATGCTGTTTCTTATCGGTTCGACGGTTTTGCTCGACCAGAGCCTGTTTGTCGGCGTGTGGCTGCTGTTTGCGCTGCTGTTTGTCAGCGTCTGTCTTGCCGTGTCAAACGGTTTGGACAGGCGCGAGGCGTTGCGCTTCAGCTTGGTTTCGCTGGCGATGACGCTGCCGCTGGCGGCGGTTTTGTTCGTCGGCGTGCCGCGTATGGACGAGCCGTTGTGGCGCATTCCGCAAAGCGCGCAGGCGCAGGCGAAGACCGGGCTTTCCGACACGCTTTCGCCCGGCAGCATCAGTAATCTGGTGCAGAGCAACGAATGGGTGGCGAACATCACGTTTTCAGACGGCCTCACGCCCGCGCCCGGCCAGCTTTACTGGCGCGCCATCGTAATGGATGAATTTGACGGCACGCGCTGGCTGGCCGCGCCGCCGTTTGCCCGAGACGGCGCACAGCCGCCGCGCGGACAAACCGTTTCCTATCAAATGATTATCCGCGACCAAAACGGCGCCCTGCCCACGCTCGACTATCCCGCGGGCGCGCTGCCGCAGGGCGTGGACAGGCGTTTGGGCGACACCGTCCGCGCCGGGCGCAGCCGTGAGGGTTTGCGCCGCCTCGACCTACAAGCCGTACTGACCGACACCCTGCCTCACGCCTTAAGCGAAGCCGAATACCGCCGCTACACGCGCCTGCCCGACAACAACCCGCAAACCCGCGCCCTTGCCGCCGTGCTCGCCAAGCCCGCCAACACCGAGTCGGAATACATTCAAAACGTGTTGAACCACTTCCGCAGCAAGGGTTTCCGCTACACCCTCCAACCGTCGCCGACCGCGGGAACCGACAGCATCGACCGCTTTATGTTCGACACCAAACAGGGCTTTTGCGAGCATTACGCGCAGAGTTTTACCGTCATGATGCGCGCCGCCGGCCTGCCCGCGCGGATTGTGACCGGCTATCTCGGCGCGGAATACAACGCGCAGGCGGGCTTCTGGCAGATCCGTTCGAAAGACGCCCACGCGTGGGCGGAAGTCTGGCTGCCGAGCAAACAGGCATGGCTGCGCATCGACCCCACCGCCGCCGTTTCCGGCGCGCGCGCGCAAGGCATCAGCCAAGCCCTGCCGCAAAGCGAACAGGCGCTGGTTTCAGACGGCAGCGCCTTATCCCAATGGCGTGACGCAGGGCAGTTTTACTGGCAGCAATGGGTCGTCAACTACGACCAAAGCCGCCAAAACAGCCTGTTTGCCGGCATGGGCTTGGGCGGTTTCAACCTCAAAACCCTGCTCCTCTTCCTCCCCGCCGCGCTGGGCTTGGCGCTGCTGCCGCTGCTGCGCTGGTGGCTGAAAAACCGCGAACGTGACGGCTTCCAAAGCGGCTTCATGCAGCTCAAACGCCGCCTGCTCGACGAATCCGACGAAACCCTCGCCGCCGTTACCCCCGCCGAACTGCGCCGCCGCCTCACCGAAAGCAGTTCCCCCAACCCCGCCATCGAGCGCCTGCTGCAAGACTACGAAACCCTGCGCTACGGCCCGAAACCCGCCGCCGCGCGGGAAGAACGGGCATGGTACCGCCGCGCGCGGAAAATTGCGCGGCGGTATCGGTAG
- the lptB gene encoding LPS export ABC transporter ATP-binding protein: protein MTANTSRLIVQNLQKSFKKRQVVKNFSLEIESGEVIGLLGPNGAGKTTSFYMIVGLIAADAGSVMLDGQELRHLPIHERARLGVGYLPQEASIFRKMTVEQNIRAILEIRLKDKSAIDAEVEKLLADLNIERLRHNPAPSLSGGERRRVEIARVLAMQPRFILLDEPFAGVDPIAVIDIQKIIEFLKTRGIGVLITDHNVRETLSICDRAYIISDGTVLASGKPQELVENEQVRSVYLGENFKY, encoded by the coding sequence ATGACCGCAAACACCAGCCGCCTCATCGTCCAAAACCTGCAAAAAAGTTTTAAAAAACGCCAAGTCGTCAAAAACTTCTCGCTCGAAATCGAAAGCGGCGAAGTCATCGGCCTCTTGGGCCCAAACGGCGCAGGCAAAACCACCAGTTTCTACATGATTGTCGGCCTGATTGCCGCCGACGCCGGCAGCGTCATGCTCGACGGCCAAGAGCTGCGCCACCTGCCCATCCACGAACGCGCCCGCCTCGGCGTCGGCTACCTGCCGCAGGAAGCCTCGATTTTCCGCAAGATGACCGTCGAACAAAACATCCGCGCCATCCTCGAAATCCGCCTCAAAGACAAAAGCGCGATTGACGCCGAAGTCGAAAAACTGCTCGCCGACCTCAACATCGAACGCCTGCGCCACAACCCCGCCCCGTCGCTTTCCGGCGGCGAACGCCGTCGCGTCGAAATCGCCCGCGTCCTCGCCATGCAGCCGCGTTTCATCCTGCTGGACGAACCCTTCGCCGGCGTCGATCCCATCGCCGTCATCGACATCCAGAAAATCATCGAGTTTCTCAAAACGCGAGGCATCGGTGTGCTGATTACCGACCACAACGTGCGCGAAACCCTCAGTATCTGCGACCGAGCCTACATCATCAGCGACGGCACCGTCCTCGCCTCGGGCAAACCGCAAGAGCTGGTGGAAAACGAACAAGTCCGCTCGGTTTATTTGGGCGAAAACTTCAAATACTGA
- a CDS encoding YfcZ/YiiS family protein, with protein MDKSAKAFETEEKGVGKCPDCSVEVGTVLDGEDCALDIVQTYETEALAQEALARYTAKAREVESEPCKIDSSITPADGGFELKMHLLFCCQTEKVIFQLKLR; from the coding sequence ATGGACAAATCCGCCAAAGCATTTGAAACCGAAGAAAAAGGCGTGGGCAAATGCCCCGACTGTTCGGTCGAAGTCGGCACGGTATTGGACGGCGAAGACTGCGCGCTCGACATCGTGCAGACCTACGAAACCGAGGCGCTGGCGCAGGAAGCCCTCGCCCGCTACACCGCCAAAGCGCGCGAAGTGGAAAGCGAACCCTGCAAAATCGACAGCAGCATCACGCCGGCAGACGGCGGCTTCGAGCTGAAAATGCACCTGCTGTTCTGCTGTCAAACCGAAAAAGTGATTTTTCAGTTGAAACTGCGCTGA
- a CDS encoding KdsC family phosphatase produces the protein MNPLPPEIQARAAKIKLLVLDVDGVLTDGRIYIRDTGEEIKAFHTLDGHGLKMLQASGVQTAIITGRDAPSVGLRVKQLGINHYFKGIHDKRAAYAELRAAAGVEEDECAFVGDDVVDLPVMVRCGLPVAVPQAHWFARQHAVYVTSRDAGKGAVREVCDLIMQAQGTLEPALNRYIA, from the coding sequence ATGAACCCGCTCCCTCCCGAAATCCAAGCCCGCGCGGCGAAAATCAAGCTGTTGGTTCTCGACGTTGACGGCGTGCTGACCGACGGCCGCATCTATATCCGCGATACGGGCGAGGAAATCAAAGCCTTCCACACGCTCGACGGACACGGCCTGAAAATGCTCCAAGCAAGCGGCGTTCAGACGGCCATCATCACCGGCCGCGACGCCCCCTCCGTCGGCCTGCGCGTGAAACAGCTCGGTATCAACCACTATTTCAAAGGCATTCACGACAAACGTGCCGCCTACGCCGAATTGCGCGCGGCGGCGGGTGTGGAAGAAGACGAATGCGCGTTTGTCGGCGACGATGTGGTCGATCTACCCGTGATGGTGCGCTGCGGCCTGCCCGTTGCCGTGCCGCAGGCGCATTGGTTTGCGCGGCAACACGCGGTTTACGTTACCTCGCGCGACGCGGGCAAAGGCGCGGTGCGCGAAGTGTGCGATTTGATTATGCAGGCGCAGGGAACGCTTGAGCCTGCTTTAAACAGGTATATTGCATGA